The following nucleotide sequence is from Archocentrus centrarchus isolate MPI-CPG fArcCen1 chromosome 6, fArcCen1, whole genome shotgun sequence.
CATCTTTATGAGTTGCTCAGCTGACCAGAGGATGCAATAAATAGCAATAACATGTAATAAATATGTTTCAAATAAGATTACACACCTCTGTGATGCATGTGTGTTCCCATTACAGAAGAGAAATCTCCGTATCAGAGTTTGTGTGAGAGACCCTCCTCTTAGGTACAACAGCAAAGAGCTAAACTTGCATAAGTGGGGGTTACAATAATCACTATTAATGCTGATAATACTGTGTGGCAAATATCATGCATGTACTGTAGCTTTCACTCTCACTGTGAGGGGTATGTTCGAATGAAACCATTAGGGGTATTAAATGAGTGATATTTCTGAATGATAAAATGCCATCACTTTCACAGACTTTTGAAGCCAGCAATGTTACATATTCCATGTCTGAAAGGGGCTTTAGGtagagcggggggggggggttgctggtTTAGCCTAGCTCTGAAGCAGGATGGGATCCTCTAGCTCATGAAATCCAGGTACAGAGCTGCTCTGGCTCTCCCCAGAATCTGAATCATAGGGTGTGTCTGGTAGCTCCGTGAAGCCCCAAGCTAGCTGGTCATCCTCAAACTCGGAGCGCACCTGTAACGGCATGTCTTCACAGTCTTCCTCCTCATTGGAATTAAAGTCCTGAGGGATGTAAAGCATCTCAGGGTAGTTGCGTGACACCAGGTCACTGGTGGTGGCCAGAGACACCTTACGGAAGGCGATGAGATGCATGTGAGAATACTTGACATATTTGTAGCGCTTAAAGCCCAGCGACTCCACGGCGACACGCCAGCTGCGCATCATGAGGGCGTGCCGGTTTTGGTGAGAGGAGTCGGGCGTGATGATGAGCAGCAGGCCatgcagctccagcagctcaTGGGCCTTCTTACAGCAGATCCAGCGCTGGTACGGTGAGGGGAAGTAGGACAAGAGCAGGGAGAAGACCACCACGTGGAAAAGCTGAGCAGGTAGAGCATCAATGGGGTTGTGGAGCTGGCGGAGGAAAGCCTCTACTGCGTCACCTGCCAGCTGAAGAGGCTGCTGGAGCTGAAGGTTGAGGAAGTCACACTTGTACACACTCTGAAAAAAGATTTCAGCACAAATCATGGTTCGAACATAAGCTACACTGGTAACCATTTCCACCCCACTCATTTATTTTCACGACTTGCAGCTGCAGAATGCAAAGGGTTATTTTTCCTGTGCTTTACTGATTTTGCTCATAGTCTAACCACAGCACTGGCTGAGTCATTTCTGGTGTTTTTGCTTTGTAACACAAACTCTTACCACCCAAGTGGGGAACTTTATGCATTCCGTATGCACCAACAATGGCTGAAAACACATGGTCAATTAAAAGTTTAAACAGAATTAATAAGCACTCATACCTCAACCGCAGGCACTATGTCAATACCAACTGTAAGGAATTCATCAAACTTCAAGAAAGGGTTGAAGCAGCTCCCCACATCAAGAAGGCGCATTTTCCCCAGCTGAGAGATTGAACTGTAGCACAAACAACATGTAATGCCTGATGAGtataatacacacaaacatatgcaGTACAAACATGCACTATAGACTGAaggtttctgtaaagaggagtggggcAAAATGGAAAACgagccaaaatccctcctgagatgtgtgcaaacctggtgaccaactacatgAAATGTCTTACTGCTGGGTTTCTacaccaagtactaagtcatcAACTTACATTGCAAATCAacttataacttttatgtaacatgttttttttttctaggatttttggttgatattcggTCTCTTGCCATTAAAACTAAACTATTGTAAAAATTTGAGacagctcatttctttgtaagtgagcaaacttaatAATTCAGCTGGGGATCTAGctaatttttgaaaatacaaaattttaaaaattaaacgtctgtttattttcttccaTAAAGCAGTA
It contains:
- the samtor gene encoding S-adenosylmethionine sensor upstream of mTORC1 → MDPRGNVETGETENQSELFYVPIPSEAPCKREQEKLSGVVKNVHRKLRRKYREVGDFDKIWREHCEDEQTLSEYALAMKNLADNHWTKKCEGEGRIEWCRSVCQEYFLDGGMKRVLEKDQKSATVALGAGAAPASFQPYSTIPSSISQLGKMRLLDVGSCFNPFLKFDEFLTVGIDIVPAVESVYKCDFLNLQLQQPLQLAGDAVEAFLRQLHNPIDALPAQLFHVVVFSLLLSYFPSPYQRWICCKKAHELLELHGLLLIITPDSSHQNRHALMMRSWRVAVESLGFKRYKYVKYSHMHLIAFRKVSLATTSDLVSRNYPEMLYIPQDFNSNEEEDCEDMPLQVRSEFEDDQLAWGFTELPDTPYDSDSGESQSSSVPGFHELEDPILLQS